In the genome of Stegostoma tigrinum isolate sSteTig4 chromosome 31, sSteTig4.hap1, whole genome shotgun sequence, the window TAGTATGTCCAACAGATTGGATCTACCTGCAAAAGATGGAACAACCACATTGTCAATTACCAACATTTTTCATATACTGAGTTTCTAAACTCTGAACATCTTCACCTTATAAGTGGGAATCAGGAATCATTTAAACAAccctttcttttaaaatcaagttTTCTGCTAATTGTGCAACTTATTCTGTCAAAATGTCTCTTAGCAGTTCTGTGCTAATTGTTAATAAAAAAAACCCATGAAGATTTCACATTCCACCAAATGTTTGCTCAAATTCCTTGACATCCTTGCTTGAACCTTTCAAAACCTCATGTCCTAGCACTGCAACCTCAAAAGAAGATTTTCACCACTCACTTCTAATAATGAAATCATAAAACAGAAAGCTGGAGAAACCCAGTATCTAcggcagcttctgtggaaagacagaaaaaaaacactgatgTTTCGAGACTGGTACGACGCTGCTTCAGAAAAGTCCTGGTAATGATTTGTACCAGGCTTGATTCATTAAATTGGTTTctatctccatagatgctgccagacctactgattcACCAGCATTCcacttgatttccagcatccgcaatagTTTGCCTCTATTAAGACCATGTGTTTTATAGAATTGAACAGGAGTTTTCAGTGCACTTGTATCCTTTATTGCTATTAACCTAAGTTTTTGGCATTTTAAACCGGGAGATTAGGGAcaattacagcagcaatgatagGACAGAGGAAAAGATGTAATTGAGTGCTTTCCACCTTTTTGTGTAGCCACCTTTGAAATACAATGAGCACTTTACAATTCCATCTTATCATTCTCCCAGCCATTTCATTCTGCATGGCTCTTCACTGGATTCCTCATAATTAGCAAATTTCTAAATAAAGTCCCTAGCAACTAAATAGAATATTGTAAGTCTCTCGTTCCATTGTCAACATTTCATCCTATGGTTTTGACAGAATAGCAGTCAGATGCACATAATCTCAGCATAATTATTCATTTCAGGCATGAGTGGAGACATAGCTCAATTACCACATTGAATAGGTCACAATATTAGATAGCTAGAGGCGAGCTAAATCAGGATGCAGCAAGTCCAACACACACATGAATTAATAGCGGTTCACTTGGCCCCTgcagccttctctgccattcatttaGATCATTGATGACCAATTACTCCACATACCTGACAATACCAGCAACCTTTCACCCTGTGGCTTATCTACAATCTACTTTGCCTTAGAAGTATTTAGTGTTCCTTCATCACTTCTTGAAGGAGGGAATTacaaagggggagaaaaacattttaaatgggGTGATCTCTTATTTTTGAAGTGATCCGATTCCTAgttacacattctcccacacaacAGTAACCTCTTTTCATCATCCATCATTTCAAGATCtctcaggatcttgtatatttcaactAAGTCACGTTTGACTCCAAAAACAAGCAGACAGTAACCCACTCTGTCTGACATTTCCTCATAATACCACCCATCCAATTCTTAGATTGTGTTTGTTGAATGCAAACAATATCGATTAGCAATCATGCTTTTGAAAAAGTGTCTTACTTCCTTTATTGAGGTAAACATGTTAAAGCAAAttatgggattttttttaaaagactgcCCAGATTAGGAAACTTTGCAAAAGATGAACATGATTCCATTCCTTTATTACAAAGGAAACATTACCAACCACATTTATCAACGTCTCCCTGGGTCATAAAAAAGGTCTTTCTCACCCCATTACCACTGCATATATCCGTTGTCATGATGCGGATTCAATCTCAAGCCTAATCATTTCAGACAAGTCACCTTCCGTATAACATACCGAAGCAAAATTTGAATTTATTCAGTTTGATCTCATGACTGTCTCATTTACTGTTGGCCAGTGAAACAGGTCAGCCACATCTGGTTATGAGCAGTTCAGTTTTGAGTAACTCACTGGCTGGTGATACGATGGACAAAAATAACAAAACTAAAATCATTTTGCAATTCCATtcaaaaggattttttaaaaacagaaggtCGATTTTAAACATATGACTATTCTTGAACATCTCCAACTCCTATCCATTGCTGCATCCCTTGATGTTGGACCAATGTCATCTTCCACACACAATTTTCAGGCAGATAAAATTTCTTCCTCTTATGAAGTTACAGCCCATTGTAAACCAAGATCATTTCTGAAGCTGGACCAGTAACATTCAGGAGACTTTAAGAATTTGAGACTAATTGGAAAGTCTAAGGTTATCCAAAAATTATAAACCACGATGTAAGCACCACTTTGATGGGAATACCAAGTTTATGTGACTTTAATAGCCAAGGAAGATACTCTTCTCTTTAAAGacattcatttttattctttaaatTGTATATATATCCATTGAAAAGGTACATTTTACAAACTTAACCCCAATAATCTTGATTCTGGTTTCCAAGTATATTCTTGGGGAACTATTCGGgttttttttccttaaaaagTGTTACCATCATTTTTTCAATTAACAGAATTTTAAACTAAAACTACATACTGTAATTTATTGGCCAGTTTCTTTCATGGACTATCTTTATATATTGAATAAGATGCAGAACATGGGAATCATGGAAACATAGTAGGCAACTGTACAGAAAATCCTATTAAAAGCGAAGGTTGGTTTCAAAGTAATCTGGTGGGAAATGCACACATCTGTTTTGCCTAACTAGGTGGGATGACAAACCAATGGCATTGTCAAACACTACATAATGATTTGACATCATCTAGATTaatacttgtttttaaaaagcgagcgagagcgagaactTATACCTGACTCGCAACAGGGATCATCAGCCTAGAACGCAGCAAACTGCAGAATAACCACGAGAAGACCCACTGTTAGGGGACTCAGAAAAAAGGTTTCCTCCAGAGCTGAGGCAGTGCAGAATTTTGTACCACAGGTAAATCATTTGGCAAAAATTTTAGTTGGCTGACTTAATATGAATTAAAAATAAGGCAATAGCATCCCCATCAACAGTTAAACCTAATGCTAAAAACACTGTACTCAATACTGTACTTGATAGTTTTGGTTGGTTCAAGTTTATCAGTAAGTGTGCAGAAGAGATAAGATGGTTGGGGAATCACTTGTATAAAACACAAGTCAATATTAATATCTCTGCAAAGGCAGAGGGTTAAAaatgcaaagagaaaaaaaagtgcatCCCAACCCAAAATAATTAAgattgtaaatctgaaacaaaaagttcAAAAGAAAACAATGCCAAGAGAAAAATCTAGACTCTGTACAGactaaaaatatttacagatttatACACAGTTATACATACAGCAGAGTTCATATTTCAATCAGTACTTTCTGACAGTTTCTGCTCCCGTTTGTACAGTTCATTCTCTTTCAGGAGCTGGAGGTTTTCGGCCCTCAGCCGCTCCATCTCCCGttccagttctttcagtttgttgcTGTCCTCCAGCTCCCCTCCCCGGGCGATCACCGCCGCCTTGCTGCCGTCCAGGCGGCCCCTCAGCCGGTTGTTCTCATCCTCCAGGCGGGACAGGCACTTCTCCAGCTCCAGGTACTCGCGGATCAGCTCCTGCTTGGTCATGTTCTGCAGGCTCTCGGCGTGGTACTTCTCGTAGGTCTCGGAGAAGTCCCTCTGCAGGAACTCGCCGCCGCCGTCGCCCCCCATGCCGTCGCTGCCGCTGTCCTGCTGCTCCTCCTCGTCCAGCAGCAGCAGCTCGTCCTCCTCGCTGGTCTCGTCAGACTTGGCGGCCCGCCGGGGGGGTCCCCCTCCTCCAGCAGcaccaccagcaccagcacctccccCCGGGTTCAGGTCGGGCTCCTCCTGGTTGTGTTCCTCCATCAGGAACTGGGTGGTGTTGTAAGGGGCCACCGTGAAGCCCTTGGCGAACATCTCGGCGCGGGTCTTGGCCGCCCGCACGCTCTCCCTCTCGTCCAGCTTCTTCTTCTCCTCCCACGACAGCTTGAAGTACGGCTTCCAGCGCCGCTTCTTCTTGGACGGGCGACGCCGGTGCCTCTTCTTGCCTCCGGCGAGAGCGCCTCCTCCCGCTCCGCCTCCGACCCCGCCTCCCGGCGCGGACGCCTTAGCCTCGGCGGCGTCGCTCGGCTTCGGCGGCGCTCGCCCTCTGCCGTCCCGACCAGCCCGGGCGACGCTCGGAGACGGAGGCGCCCGCCCGCCCTCCGCCTGACTCCGCTCCCCCAACAAGTCTCCCGATTCTTCCGACATCATCAGTCCCGCCTGACCCACCGGGCCAAGTGTGAATTTTACTTTTCTTTCGCTCCCGTCCTCCCTAAAATGGAGTCTCTAATCAGAGACTCCTCTCCTGTGGAGGGAGGGTCTCGCTCTACACACAACTGACACTTACTACACTCAACTCAACTGCTGCTGTTCGCCCCCCGAGGCGGCCTTTATATATACATCAGGACATCTCACTGCGCATGTTTCCTCGTCGCTGCCGCTCACGGGATTTGTAGTTCAGCGCCTCCGCAGCGGCAACGCCGATCGCCAAGCCATGAACTACAACCCCCACAAACCACTGAAGGCGGTTGGACGAAGGGAAAACCTCACGGTGGAAGCGTTGCTCTCGACGGTATAAGGCCCACCTTCACTCCATGCTTATTGGTTACATCGCCCGGGGCGGGCACGCCATTGGCTCCTACTATCGTCCATTATCGTCGCGTGCCCGGGACTGCATTTCCAACGTTTCTGTGTTTGACCCGGGGGGTGGAGAATATCCTTCCGCTAGATGCTGGGGCGAATCTACCAATTTTAACCTCGATGGGGATTAATATAATGAATAGAAGTCAAAATGTAAATTCCTGTATTAATTATGTATCGTATTTGATACTTTAGCAATAATTGTACAAATTATTAATTTCTGAGCACTAATATTGCTGATTTAATTTCTATTATAAATTTTATATTAAACATATTATTATAATACCCCTCTCTGAAAAATAGATTGACCCAAACTGTCTCGTACCAACTGTGAATAGAGTGATGTGTTTGTTGGGGTTCCATGTTTCCGAGTTAGCCTCTGAATGAGAGATTCGTTTTATTATTCTTACCCtccccaaaacaaaaacaaggttaTTAAGGGAGACTTGTTAGATATTGGTCGCTGCACTGCGTAGTGTTCCTGTCAAGTCGGCTGGCGGACACTGATCATtttggggggtgtgtgggaggagctGTCCCTGAGGGGCGAAGCGATCACTTGGCCCTAAAGTAtctgaatttcaaaaaaaatacaaaaataccGCACAGAGACCAGCCGCAAAACAAAATGGTGGAGCTGAAGTCCTAAATCGGGCCTCAAGTGAACCCAACAGTTCAATTTATGACCACGTTACTCTGCTTTGTATGGGTTCCCGGTCTCGCAGCGCCTTTGGGGGGTGACTGGACGAAGAGAGCGGCGGGCTTCGCAGGCCTGGTGACATCTCGATCACGGATTAGAAACTATGCGTCCATTAAAAACCTGACAGCTATAGTCCTCTTTCCAAATGACTGTTTAAATATAATTGTATTCCAAAGTACTATTGCATTCGATTTCCCTTACATACTCAACCTAGTTTCCTATGCACTTTTTTTGGCAATGTTCCAGTACTTAGCAAACGAGAGGGAGTTGCTGGATAAtttaatctagagatccagatAATTTCTCACATTCAGAAACAAGCTCACGTTCTCTATATAAACCAAGGAGAGTGGGTTCATTGTCAGCTCTCCATTATATTTTGTTCCAGTCTTTCAAGTTTGCTTTCATCAGCGGTAAAGCTTCAGTCTTTCCTGCCATTTTTGGGACATTGCTCTGCTGTACAAATGACATACTGTACACAAGAAGGTGTGAACTGTTACATGGTCAAGTACTGTATTTGGAACAGAAACGATTATCAAATTGAGAGACCACAGTCGAAATTTATACAATCGTGCAAACGTTCATTAATCATAATTTTTACGGCTTTGAAAAGTTGAGCTTTAATGATATTTCCTGTGCTCAGGTGTTGCACACTGGAGGTGTCTTCTGTGAGAAGCAGTTTACCTATGTAGAAAAATGGATATTCTTTCCAAATACGTCAAAAAGCAGTTAATTAGGTGTGTTACAGGATTGACTACAACAGGTTGGAAAGTGAATAAGTTGGCAATGAGGATCTGAGACAAAGAGAGGATGATACAATACAATGAATATAATTATAAACTTTCTGTAGAGTAATGTTTAGGGGAGAAAGAAGTTAGATGACATGGCCCTCAATGTGATAATGCCCAAACTCTTATATATATGATGTGATTAAATCCCAGGGATGCATAATATAAAACCTTAAATAGTCTAAGGAATGTTATACTTTTAGTATATAGTTATTTTTTGTGGTTGTGAGGCATTAAAGTTTATCATCTTGTCTATTAGGGCTAATCATAGTTACTGCAAAGCTGAACACAAATTTGCCTATGGTTTATGCCATGCCAAAATATTTTTTCTGCATCATCTAAATTACAATATAAAAATAGACACTATCACAATACTACTTCACATAGCAAAAAAGATTATTGCATTCATGTAGTAATGTTTAAAAATTTGTTCTATTCAATGCCCATCCCAAGCCATGAAAATTTTTATAAAAAAGGAATTTAATATTTGGCCTACAACGTGCATTTGCTCCCTTGGTGCCTTAGGCAATGTCTCAAAGTACTAACACACCAAATTAGACAGTTTTGTGCTGCAGACAACCTTAATGTTTGTGAGTGGAGGGAACTTTCATTAGAATGTGTGGGATTTGTAAACACCACTGATGATCATGTATAACTCACTCTGCCATCCAGTTTATGCAGCAAGTGCTTTAAAAAATGTATGCTGAGAAGAAACAAGTATTTTTAAGATGAACGGATGATCTGATGGTcatataaagaaacaaaattcaaTCTCAAAATTTCCTTCATACTAAACCCAGTGTAAGCCCACCATTAAAACtgcagttgttgacttgctcgctaaAACCTTAAAAAGTACTAAAATTGTCATTCCGTGAACAAACAGTAGCTATAATACCTAGAAGTCTAATTACGTATCTTTAGTTGTTAGAGGCAGCAGTTATTGAGTCTTTGAAAGTCGTTGACAGCAAATTATTGCAAACCTACTCACCTGAAGGCCTCAAATACCTTCTCTGAAAGGAACAGACTGAGAAAAATTGCCATAGTTgatgtttacagatgatacaTAGCACTTGAGAGGCTATACATCCAATAATCTTCTGTGGGTGTTTATAAATGATTGAATCATTGGAAAAAGTGCCAAATACAAATGAAGAGGATTTTGAGTCTATTAAACACAATTAGAGAAATTACAGGATAAGGAATTCTTAAGTTGTTTCAATCAGTGgtcaatgaagaaatttctttatttGGCTCTGAACAGCTTGTGTGCAGAATCCTGGACAGTTTATGTGTGTTTCACTGTCTCACAGTTCTTATGTTAACAATGTAGATACCTTGCAGGTTTATGATATAAATTGCATtattaaaaaaataaattattcttATCTTGTGCAAAGTCAATTGGAAGGAACATTTTATGTACTATAATGGATAACATAAGGGTAATTGTTTGTTTGTTGAAGGAATAAATAAAGTTGATGTTTTATGAAATATATATGTGAGGGTGTTAATTGCcatttttatatttgttttgCGATATATCCTCAATTTCATGGAACTTGCAAATCAGTGGCCTTGACTGTAATGTTTATTTATCTGTATGTTATACACAATTTTATGTTCTATCTTTTTTCTCCCCAAGTGTCATATTTACAcgaaggaggtgggggaggtgttCATTGGAGGTATGTGACAAGATGGACAGTGAGATAGATGATATGGTTGGTCATAGGGGGAAAGCAGTCCCTGTATGTGTAAACACTGTGACCTTGGTGGCTGGTAGGGGCAGAAGGCACATAGAGGAATGTTGGGTCTGTGTGTACTAGAAAGAGTGTTGGATCTGAGTTTGGGCTTGGTGTTTTGGCCATGGGAATACTGGGAATGTTGTGTTAGACACGCGGAAATGCTGGTGGAAAATCCGGGGTTTGTGAGCATTGACTCGTGATATTAGGGCACATGAATAGTGAAAATATTAGTAATGGGGTAGATGAGTGGTAATAATATTGGGAGAAAGCTCAAGGAACAAAGGTGAATGCTGTGAAATCATGAAAGCATGATAATAGTGTATTGAAGGTTTGAAAGTTGTGAGAAGTTTATGACGGGGGATGGGCATGACTAGATTTCAAGATGGGCAGAATAGTTGTCAGATGACAGAAAAATAGATGGCACAGTCTGGGACAATGGGTGATTTTGGTCACATGATGGACATAATGGTGTGATAGTATGAAATGTCTGAAGAGGGACTTTTGCATTCCAGGTGTTTGTCTGTTTAATAGTGACTGTGGTCTGgtagtagagataatgggatctgcagatgctggagaattcaagaaacaaagtgtggggctggataaacacagcaggccaagcagcatcttaggagcacaaaagctgacatttcgggcctagacccttcatcagaaaagcttttctgatgaagcttctaggccggaaatgtcagtctttgtgctcctaagatgctgctaggcctgctgtgttcatctaacccCACAACTTTGTTATCTGTGGTCTGGTAGTACATTTTTGGAAGAGGGTGGTCAGATGAGTATATAATGAGGGCCCTCAAACTTCATTatcgcccccacccccccttccagAACCTTTCTAAAAATGCTTTCTGCATGAAGTTTGGAAGGTATTTCAGTTGTTTAAAGCATTTACATTCCAAACTGCTCATTGTATGTCAGTATAAATACCTTGAGGgatttaaataaaaatcagttCTTGGTTCTGTGCTGGTTTCATTGTTACTGTTCACCTGCTTTTACTCATTGAGGAAAACATGATTGCCACATTTCAGGCTGTAAGGTAGGAACTATATTTAGGCCTGCTTAAATGTTCACCATCTtgaagaatataaaaacagcttCCATATTAAAGCTGGGGAGCTTTGTTATTTTCAGAGCCACAAAGTAACAGACCATGTGGAATGGCCCATAGTGGTAGATGGTTAAGATCACTCTAGAGACTTGGGAATGGAATAACAGGAGAGACCCAATTTTTATGAGCTTTAGATTGCCAAGTTAACTGTGGAAAGTAATCTTATTTTATGACAATGTTAGCATATATTCTCAGACGTTGAGTCGAACAAAGATTTGGAGTTTGGTTGTACTGAAGTAGTTAAATTTTTGAAATTAGTGTTAAGCTGTGGCTGTGTGTTTGGCACCAATGTCAGTGTGGTGTCAGTTATTTGGTAGAATGCAATTTTCTATTCCAGCTGTCtaagtgccaccaccttctctccaaaACCTCACATTATTTCTGCTACTGTACCCATCTCCCACAAAGGCTCATACTCTTCAGCTCCCTCGAaatattgcctgcaacatcttccccatttggtttcatcccctctctctAACTGTACATTGCTGACCACTTGCATGGGACACCTCCCCATCTGCACCAAAAGTAAGGCTGTGCCATCCACTTTTATCTCCCATGGTACCTGTCTTTCACTCCAAAAAGAAAACAGCTTACAATAGGTCAAAACGACACAAGATAAGTGGTAGGTTCCTCACCTCTTACGTTGGGTGCATTCTGGCGCTGGCCACTTCGAGCACCTGACTGACTATGTCCATGCTCCTTGGTTTAAGGTAGCCTTTAAACTGCGGTGCCAGGACTCACTGACCAAAGGGTATCTCCCCTGCATTGATTGAAACTGCTGAAGCATGTTGACAATCATGAGAGGCTTCCTgattgtgtctgcactaaatggcaaGACAAGAGTAAAGTAATATAAGCCTactatctctggctgaggggggtGAAATGTGAAAAGCCAATGCAAAGCAGGAATTCTGTGAACATCCTGATagggtcagagtgagtgagttctgaaagcaaacaaaaatccCGGAATTACaagtgtccttgctgcaacattacaatgatagttgctgtTGCATACTGATTCGTTGATTGGCAGCGTCCAAAATGGAGGTGCTCAGAGCAAGTAGCaagctgaagtcgccaggtacctgctctgacttccatgtcaagtATTTCTAACATCTAGTTTGTTCAATACGTTTGGGAATGTAGAAAATTGAACATTAATGATCTGAGTTGTTGTGTCAATAATGGCATTTAACATGAATGAATCTCCCTTAATTGGCAAATCACTGCTACccagtgagaaactcacctcacTGCTTGGCAAATGCATAAAAGGTGCATCTAATGTCAAGATAGGCCTCACTGGATTGCTCTGCTACAAACGTCACCAAAGTGCACTTCACACAAGCCCCCAAAAGTTCCACTCGATAATTCATTGGATTGAAATCAAAGAAATTCAACAAATGAAATaggatggctcagtagttaatgCTGCtactttgcaacaccggggacctgggtttgatttctgggcaactttctgtgtggagtttgcacaatctccacatgtctgtgggtttcctctgggtgccccagtttccttccacagttcaaaggtatgcgggttgggtggattggttatgctaaattgcctgcagtgtccaaggatgtgcaggtcaggtggactggccctgggaaatacagggttacagggatagggtagaggggatgggtctaggtgggatgctcttcacaaaTTCAGTGTAAACACAATGGTTCAAATCGCCTGCTTCCGCACTATAAGAATTCTATGAGTTGATTACTACCAAGATATGACAGTGGATGAATAGAGATAATCCAAATTAAGTTAGGAAATGAACTCAGTAGAGATTTATTGCTGCAGTCGTGGTTGTAAATTGTCAACTAAAACATCTATACAACCGGAATAATTGCTATTTAGAAGACTACAGTCAATGTTGTTCAAAAATAGTACTGTTAGCATGATCAggtgttatttttcttttcataagACTGTTAGAACCAGATGAAAAGGAGTTGAATTGGCTCCCCTCACATTAATGCCCCTGGCCAcaaatattttttattctttttagcATGCAGCTATACAAACACTTCAGCTAAAATGCAATTTGTTAATGCTAGGATGAAGGAGTGAATTAAGGTTTTGCTTGAAAGAGGAAATTTATTGATCTAAACCCAGggtgaaataataaaatgtgacctCAAACACACACGTTTAAAATAAAGTTTAGAATCAAGTTTGAAAACAGGAGAAGGTCCAGTGCAAAAAGGAAGATCAAGATGTAATTTGACAAATCCATTGCGACTTTGAAATGTTAAgttttatttgagataatggTTATTTAACTGACAACTTAAAACCTCAACAGCAAAATTTGTAGTTGTGAGTTTTTGATGAATGGCtgtttctttgattttcttttcattagaTGTTACCTTTGAAAGGCTAGGAGAGGTGAAAAAAAAGCAGGCATTCCTGTTCTGCTGTTACAAATTGATTTATCATTAGCTCCAGTCAAAAGCTGTTGCTTATAATAGAGTTCAGTTGTGTATTACTATGTCTGTCTTCATTGATACTCCTTCCCCACAAAAAGCTGAATAATTGGCAATTTGATCTTTTATCCTACagaaaaactgaaaaacaaaatcaaacaggaCATACAGATCTgaattaacacagtgtggagctggaggatcacagcaggccaagcagcatcagaagagcaggaaagctgatgtttcaggtcaggacccttcttcagaaatgggggagggagaagggagctctgaaataaatagagagaggagggctgtgtctggggaaggtagatgggatggtgattggtgagtgcaggtaggcagtggtggggattagtcaatgaggtgggaggagtggataggtgggagagaagacggacaagttgtatcaggtcaaggaggtggggatgagcaggaGGGTTTGTCATGGGATGAAGctaggggtggagagattttgaaactagtaaagtccacattgagaccatttgattgtagggtcccaaggtggaatatgagatgctgctcctccagtttccgcgtggcgtcattgtgacactggttgaagcccaggatggacatgtcgtccagagAGTGGGCGGGGgatttgaagtggtttgcaactggaaggtgttgttgtttctCGCAAACAAAGCACAGGTGCTGTACGGTCTCAGAGCCTCCGCttagtctcactgatgtagaggaggccacatcaggagcaacagatgcagtagaccatgttagcggatgtgcaggtgaacctctgtctgatgtggaaggtttccttGGTTCCCTCGGATGGaagtgagggggtaggtgtaggggcaggtgtagcacttcctgcggttgcagggaagggtgctgggggtggtggagctagtggggaatgtggagccattgagggagttgcagagtcagtggtccctatggaaggcagatagggctGGGatgggaaatatatccttggttgtggggtcagattgcaggtgacggaagtggcggagaataaTACATTGAATCCAGAAGTTAGTGGGTGATACgtgagggcaaggggattctgtctttgtttttgttgaagggagggaatgtgagggcagaggtgtgggaaacgcaagagatgtggtcgagagtattttcgaccactgaagagGGCAAATTGCGGCCCTTGAAAtaagagaacatctgggatgttcaggagtggaacaccccaacttgggagcagacgcggcggaggtcgaggaattgggagtaggagatcacattcttgcaggaaggtgggtgagagctgtagtctaggtagctgagggagtcggtgggcttgaaatagatggcCGTTTCAAGGCGGCCAcaagagatggagacagtgtggtccaggaaggagagagcggtgtcagagatggt includes:
- the LOC125466289 gene encoding protein HEXIM1; translated protein: MMSEESGDLLGERSQAEGGRAPPSPSVARAGRDGRGRAPPKPSDAAEAKASAPGGGVGGGAGGGALAGGKKRHRRRPSKKKRRWKPYFKLSWEEKKKLDERESVRAAKTRAEMFAKGFTVAPYNTTQFLMEEHNQEEPDLNPGGGAGAGGAAGGGGPPRRAAKSDETSEEDELLLLDEEEQQDSGSDGMGGDGGGEFLQRDFSETYEKYHAESLQNMTKQELIREYLELEKCLSRLEDENNRLRGRLDGSKAAVIARGGELEDSNKLKELEREMERLRAENLQLLKENELYKREQKLSESTD